AGGCCGCGTGCGCGCGCGAGCGCGCCGCGACGGCGGGCGCGATCGACGGCCTGGCGCGCGCGCTCGGCGCGGGCCTGCGCGGGCGCGACGTCGCGATCGCGGCGATGGGGGCCGATCACGGCGTGCGCGAGGGAGAACGCGCGGCGCTCGAGCTCGCGCGCGAGCGCGCACGCGAGCGCGAGCTGCGCGGCGAGCTCGTGGCGGCGGAGGCGCGCGTGCGCGGGCTCGAGCGCCTGCGCGAGCGCGCGCTCGAGGCGCACCGCGCCGAGGTCGCGCGCGCCGAGCAGAGCGCGCTCGACGAGGCCGCGGGCTTCGCGCGCCGCGCGCGTTCGCAGGAGGTCGCATGACGGCGCGGCGCGCATCGGGGAGCGCGGCGCGCATGCGCGCGCGCGCGGTGCTCGCGGTCGCGTGCGCGGTGTCCGCGCTTTGCGCGTGGCCGCCGGTCGCGGGCGCGGAGCCGGCTGCCGTCGCGGGCGCGGGCGCGGGCGAAGCGAAGGAATACGCGCCGCAGACGCAGCGGCTGCTGCTCGAGATCGATCGCCGCGCGCGCGAGCTCGACGATCGCGAGTCGATGCTCGTGCAGCGCGAGCGCGCGCTCGCCGAGCTCGAGGCCGAGCTCGCCGCGCGCCTCGCGGAGTGGGACCGGCTGCGGGTCGGCATCGAGCGCCGCATCGACGAGCTCAAGGAGGGCATGGGCGATCGCGTCGCCGCGCTCTCGAAGACCTACGGATCGATGCCGCCGGAGCGCGCGGCGGACCTCGTGCGCGCACTCGAGCCCGACCTCGCGACCGCGGTCGTGACGCGCATGAAGAGCAAGCAGGCCGCGAAGGTGCTCGCCGCGTTGCCGCGCGATCGCGCGAAGGATCTCAGCCAGCGGATGGTGACGCCGCTCGTGCTCGACGACGTCGAGGAGGCCGCGGACGCGGCGCCCTCGAACGCGCCGCCGGTCGGCGCGCCTGCGCCGGCTTCGAAGGAAGGGAGCAAGCCATGATCGAGGTCGCGCGCGTCGCCGACGGCGGCGTCTCCGGTTCTGCGGCGACTGCGCGCACGGGCGCGAGCAGCGAGTCGCGCGGCGCGGGCGGGCCGTTCGCCGAGATCTTCGCGGCCGCGCAGCAGGCGCCGTCCGGTGGGGCGGAGCGCGATGCGCGCGCGGTGACGGGGAGCGGCGCGGCGCACGGTGCGAGCGCGGCTCCGAGTGATCCGCAGCGCGGCGCCGCGCCGGGCACCGCGCAGACGGAGGAAGGCGCCGCGACGAGCGCCGGCGCGCAGGCGGACGACGAGACGAGCGCGGGCGACGTCCCGGCGGAGGCCGGGACTCTCTCGCTCGCGGGCGCTCTCGCCGCGGGTGCCGTGGCCGGCCCGGTCGCATCTGCGACGCCCGCCGCGCCGTCCGCCGAGGGGGCGCAGTCGGGAGCCGCGTCCGTTGCAGAAGGCGGAGCGGCGACGTCGGGTGCGCCCGTCGCGGAAGCGGCGAGCGCGGCTGCGGGCGACGTGCCGCCGGACGACGCCGCCGCGCGCGCGGCGGCGAACGGTGGGGTCGCGACCGGGCTCGCCTCGCCGACGGAGGCGGTGCCGGTCGAGGGCGCGCCCTCGGAAGACGACGTCGCGGCGCGCGTCGCCGCGGCGACCGGAACGGCGAGCGGAACGGCGCCCGGCGCACCCGGCGCGCCGAACGCACCCGATGCACCCGAAGTCGCTGCGGCGCGCGAAGCGGCGGCGCCCGCGGTCGCGACGCTCGCGGCGGGCTCCGCGCCGGCTGCGGACACGGCGGCCGCGGCCGCGAGTGCCGCTCCGTCGGCGGCGCCGCGCGTCGACGCGGCATCCGAAGCTCCCTCGAGCGGTGCCGCCGAGGCGCTGCGCGAAGCGGCGTCGCTCGTCGAGGCCGCGTCGGTCGACGACGCCGCCGCGGACACCGGCTTCGGCGATGCCGGCGATGCCGACACCGCGGGTGGCGGGTCGAGCGCACATCCCTCGACGTCGCTCGAGCTGCCCGCGCCTCCGGTCGTTCCGGTCGCGCACGCCGGCCCGTCCGCGGAGGCGGGGGCCGCGGCGCTCGGCGCGGCACCTGCCGCCGGCGTCGAGACGGCGTCGGCTCCGACGGATCCCGCGCGCATCACGGCGACGCCCGCTTCGCTCGACGAGGTCGCGACCCGCATCGCCTGGCTCGCGGAGGAAGGCGGCGGCGCGGCGCGCATCCGGCTGCATCCCGCGCACCTCGGCGAGCTCGACATCCGCGTCCGGCTTCGCGGCAACGCGGTCGAGGTGAGCGTGCTCGCCGGCGACGCGTCCGCGCGCGCGGCGCTCGGCGACCAGCGCGGCGCGCTCGCGACCGCGCTCGGCGAGCGCGCGCTCGCGATGGCCTCGTTCGACGTGCGCGACTTCGGGGCCGGAACGGGCTTCGCCCGCGACGGCGGGAGCGCAGGCGCGAACGACGGCGGCGCCGCGCGCGCCTTCGCGGCGCCTGCGGTCCGCGCGGTCGCGGCGGCGCCGTCCGCATGGGCGAGCGCGCCGCCGCAGGGGGGAGGCGTCGACGTCCGCGTGTGACGCGCGGACCGCGGCGCGGAGACGATCGAAGCGAACGCGCGCTCGCACTGCGAGGCGCAGGGAGAGGAGAGAAGGAATGGACATCCAGTCGGCGAGCGCGCCGGGCACGACCGCCGCGACGAGCGCGGCGTCCGCGGCGGCGAATCGCGACCGCACGACGCTCGGCCAGGACGAGTTCATGCGCATGCTGATCACGCAGCTCGAGCACCAGGACCCGCTCGAGCCGCAGGACCCGACCGAGTTCACCGCGCAGCTCGCGCAGTTCAGCACGCTCGAGCAGCTCACGAAGATCCGCGAGGGCATCGACGGACTGCGCTCGGACGAGGGCGCGTTCTCCGACGTCGCCTCGCTCGCGGGCCTCGTCGGCCGCGACGTCGTGATCCGCTCGTCGATGTTCGAGGTCGATGCGGGCGGCGCGGTGCCGGGCCTCGAGCTCGACCTCGCGGCGCCGGCCGAGGCCGTGCGCGTCCGCGTGCTGAACGCGGCCGGCATTCCCGTCCGCACGTTCGACCTCGGCTCGCTGTCGAGCGGCCGCCACGCGCTCGCGTGGGACGGCCTCGCGAGCGACGGAACGCCCGTGCCGCCGGGCACCTACGAGCTGCGCGCCGAGTCGGTGTCGGGCGCGAACTCGACGCGGCTCGAGACGCTCGTGCACGGCACGGTCGACGCGGTCGAGCCGCTCGCGGGGGGCGGCGCCTCGATCACGGTCGGTCCGGCGCACGCCGCATCCGACGCGATCGTCGAGGTGCGCCGCACACCGGAGCCGGTGGCGTCCGCTCCGGCCGTCGCTGCGACGCCGGTGCTCGCGCCGGCCGTCGAGCCGCTCACGGAGATCGCGGGAAGCTAGGCCGCGCGCACGCGCGGTCGCCGCTCTCGCTCACAGATCGGATCGAAACTCCCGGACGGGAGACAGGAGAGGGAAGTCATGTCGTTGTCGGGTGCGATGTTCACGGGTGTCTCGGGCCTCGGGGCGATCTCGACGGCCATCCAGGTGATCGGCGACAACATCGCCAACCAGAACACGCCGGGATTCAAGGCGAGTCGCGTGCAGTTCGCCGACGTGCTCGGACGCACGATCACGAGCGCGGGCGGCTTCTCGCAGGTCGGCGCGGGCACGGCGGTCGCGCGCGTCCAGCCGCTCTTCACGCAGGGCACGTTCGAGAACACGTCGGTCAACACGGATCTCGCGATCGAGGGCGCGGGCCTGTTCGTGGTCGACGGCAACCAGGGGCGCCACTACACGCGCGTCGGCCTCTTCAGCTTCGACAACCAGGGGCTCCTGGTCGACGCCGACGGCGACCGCGTGCAGGGCTTCGGGATCGACCCCGCGACCGGCGCCGCGAACGGTCAGCTCGGCAACGTCGCGATCAACAACGCGCTGGCGCCGCCGGTGCCGACGTCGGCCATCTCGACGAACCTCAACCTGAACGCGAGCGCGACGGCGATCCCGGGCGGCTTCGATCCCGCCGACCCGGTGGGCACCGCCAACTTCACGCACCTCGCCACCGTCTACGACTCGCTCGGCAACGCGCGGCCCGTGACGCTCTTCTTCACGAAGACGGCGGCGGGCGCGTGGGACTGGACGGCGGCCGTGCCGCCGAGCGAGACGACGACGGCGCCCGCCAATCCGACGGACACCTTCGTCGTCCAGGGCAGCGGCACGCTCGCGTTCGACACGTCGGGCACGCTCACGGCGGCCACCGGCACGACGGTGAACTTCCAGTTCGCCGGCGGCGCCGCGGGCAGCCAGTCGATCACGATCGACTTCGGGCCGCTCGGCGCGCAGACGGGAAGCACGACGCAGTTCGCGAACGCGCAGTCCGTGGTGAACGCGTTCACGCAGGACGGCTCGTCGGCCGGCACGCTCGTGAACCTCGACATCGACGATGCGGGCTACATCACGGGCCTGTTCTCGAACGGCTCGATCGTGCCGCTCGCCCAGCTCGCGCTCGCGCAGTTCCCGAACCTCGAGGAGCTGCAGGCGGTGGGCAACAACAACTACGTCGAGACCCGCGCCTCGGGCCAGCCGCTCGTCGGCGCGCCCTCGTCCGGCCAGTTCGGCTCGATCCGGTCGAGCACGATCGAGCAGTCGAACGTCGACCTCGCCGGCGAGTTCGTCCGCCTGATCATCTACCAGCGCGGCTTCCAGGCGAACACGCGCACGATCTCGACGAGCAACGAGCTGCTGGCGTCGCTGCTGCAGCTCGGCCAGTAGCGGATCGCGGTGACGTAGACGTCGACCCGAGCGGAGCGGGAGCGGGGAATGAGCGAGGCACTGGTGAGCGACTACATGAGCAGCGACGTCGAGACCGCGCGCGCGGACGAGCCGCTGCGCGCGGCCCTCGAACGCATGGCCGCGCGGCGCTGCTCGTGCACCGTGGTGTGCGAGGACGCGCGTCCGATCGGCATCGTGACGGAGCGGGATCTCGGGCGTCTCGTGCTGCAGGAGGACCGCGCGTCGCGACTCGATGCGCCCGTGGCGGCGTCGATGACGCGCGGGATCGTCGCCGTCGAGCGCACGGCGACGGTCGCGCACGCGGCCCGTGTGCTGCGCGAGCGCGCCATCCGGCGCCTTCCCGTCGTGGACGCGAGCGGCGCGGTGTGCGGGATCCTCACGCAATCCGATCTCTTGCGGGCGTTCGCGGCAGAGGCGGAGGAGCGCAGCGAGGCGCTCGAGGTGCTCGTCGCCGAGCGCACGCGCGAGCTCGAGGAGGCGAACCAGCGGCTCGAGGCGCTCTCGCTCACCGACGGCCTGCTCGGAATCGGCAACCGGCGCTCGATGGAGCTCCACCTCACGAACCTGCACCAGATCGCCGGTCGCTACGGGAAGTCGTACGCGATGCTGATGGTCGACGTCGACTCGTTCAAGCTGTTCAACGACCGCTACGGCCACCTCGCGGCGGACGGCGTGCTGCGCAGCGTCGCGCAGACGGCGGAGAGCCTGCTGCGCGCGCCCGATCGCGCCTTCCGCTACGGCGGCGAGGAGCTCGCGCTCGCGCTGCCCGAGACGTGCTCGGAAGGGGCGATGCGCGCGGCGGAGCGGGTGCGCGGCGGCATCGAGGCGCTCGGCATCGAGCACGAGGCCTCGCACGCGGGCGTCGTCACCGTGAGCATCGGCGTCGCGGTCGCGCGCGAGGAGGGCGTGCGTTTCCCCGAAGCCTGGTCCGACCTGATCGCGCGCGCGGACACCGCGCTGTACGTCGCCAAGGAGTCCGGCCGCAACCGCGCCGTGCTCTGGACCCCCGGGCTGGGCCGAGGCGCCGAATGTTAGGCGTCGGCCGGGGCCGGCGAGGTGCGCGCTCCGCCCCGCGCGGAGGCGCCCGGCGCCTGTGATACGGTCCTCGCCGCCATCGCGCGGGGAGGGCGTGGGCATGAGGGAGTCCGTGTTCTGGGGCGCGTGCGCGGCGACCGGTGTCGCCGTGCTCGGAGGCGCCGCGCTGCTCCTCGCGGCGCGCGGCCGCTTCGGTGCGCACGAGGGGCCCGGCGAGCCGACGGCGGTGGCGCGGCCGGCCGCGGTCGTCGCGGCGAACGACGCGGCCGTCGGGAGCGCGGCGCGCGCGCTCGGCCTCCCGGGCGATCGCGCGATCCTGTTCGGCGACCTCCACGTCCACACGACGTTCTCGTTCGACGCCTTCGCGTTCAGCCTGCCGTCGCTCGGCGGCGAGGGCGCGCACCCACCGGCCGACGCCTGCGACTTCGCGCGCTTCTGCTCGGCGCTCGACTTCTGGTCGATCAACGATCACGCGTTCAGCGTCACGCCCGCGCACTGGCGGGAGACGGTCGACAGCCTGCGCCGCTGCAACGCGGTGGCGGGCGACGCGCGCGACCCCGACACCGTCGCCTATCTCGGCTGGGAGTGGACGCAGGTCGGCGCGACGCCGGAGACGCACTTCGGCCACAAGAACGTCGTGCTGCGCGACCTCGACGGGCCCGCGCTGCCGGCGCGCCCGATCGCGGCCGCGCGCGAGGGCGAAGCGGGCCCGGGCGCGCTCGCGCGCATCGCGATGACGGCGGCCGGCGACGCGCGCCTGCGCGCCTACGCGCGTTATCTCGCCGAGCTCGACGAGACGCCGCGCTGCGACGCCGCGACGCCGTCGCCCGAGCTCCCCGACGACTGCCTCGAGCAGGCGCGCACGCCGGCCGACCTGTTCCGCAAGCTCGACGAGTGGGAGGCCGAGGCGATCGTCGTCCCGCACGGGACGGCGTGGGGCTTCTACACGCCTCCCGGATCGACGTGGGACAAGCAGCTCGCGGGCGCCATGCACTCCGAGCACTACCAGCGCCTGTTCGAGGTGTACTCGGGACACGGGAGCTCGGAGGTGTACCGGCCGTGGCGCGCGGTCGAGCTCGACGCCGCGGGCAATCCGCACTGCCCGCCGCCGCGCGCGGACTACGAGCCGATGTGCTGGCGCGCGGGCGAGATCATCCGGGCCCGCTGTCTCGCGGAAGGCGCGTCGTCGGACGAGTGCGACCTGCGCGCCGAGGAGGCGCGCGCGAACGCGGCGCGCGCCGGAGTCTCGGCGCACCTCACCGTGCCCGGCGCGACCGCCGCCGAGTGGCTCGACGCCGGGCAGTGCCGCGACTGCGACGAGCCCGCCTTCCACTACCGGCCGGGCGGCTCGGCGCAGTACGTGCTCGCGCTGTCGGACTTCGCGAGCGGCGACGCCGGTGCGTCGCCGCGCCGGTTCCACTTCGGGCTCCTGGCGTCGAGCGACAACCACTTCGCGCGGCCCGGCACGGGCTTCAAGGAGTTCGCGCGCAGCGGGAACACGGAGTCGCGCTCGCCGCCGCCGGGCGGCGGCGCCGCGCTCGGCCCGTTCGCGCCCGAGCGCGAGGAGCCCGTCGCCCGCTCGCGCGCGTTCCGCTCCGGCCGGTCGGGCTTCGCGGTGCGCGAGACCGAGCGCCAGGCGTCGTTCCTCACGACGGGCGGGCTCGTCGCCGTGCACGCCGACGCGCGCGATCGCGGCGCGATCTGGGACGCACTCGTGCGCCGCGAGGTGTACGGAACGAGTGGGCCGCGCATCCTGCTGTGGTTCGACCTGCTGAACGCGCCGGGCGCGCGCGGCCGCCCGCTCCCGATGGGCGGCGAGGCGCGCATGGCGGGCGAGCCCATCTTCCAGGTGCGCGCGGTCGGCTCGTTCGAGCAGCTCCCCGGCTGTCCCGACGACGCGACGGACGCGCTCTCGCCCGAGCGCCTCGCGCATCTCTGCAAGGGCGAGTGCTACCACCCGAGCGACGTGCGGCGGCCGATCACGCGCATCGAGGTCGTGCGCATCCGCCCGCAGGCCGCGCCCGGCGAGGACGTCGCCGCGCTCGTCGACGACCCGTGGCGCACGTTCGCCTGCGACGGCGACCCCGCCGGCTGCGTCGTGCACTTCTCCGACGCGGAGTTCGCGTCCGCCGGGCGCGATGCGCTCTACTACGTGCGCGCCTACGAGGCCGAGGCCCCCGCGATCAACGCCGGCAACCTGCGCTGCGATCGCGATGCGACGGGTGCGTGCGTGCGCGCGCATCCGTGTCCCGGGCCGGCCGGCGCCGCCGACGACTGCCTCGCCCCGCACGAGCCGCGCGCGTGGTCGTCCCCGATCCGGGTCGACCACGCGCGCGGGACGGCGGACGCGCGCGCGCCGCGCTCAGAAGCGGCCGTGGAGCCCCACGCGGAAGCTGCGCCCCTGTAGCAGCACGTCGTCCTTGTTCACGGCGATGTGGTTGCGCGCGACCTCGTCCGTGAGGTTCGTGCCGCGCGCGACGAGGTCGACCTCGACACCGCCGGCGCGCGCGCCGAGCAGCCGCTCGACGGGCACGGGGACGACGAGGCTCGCGTCGAGCAGCACGAACCCCTGGGTGTCGCTCTCGCCCTCCGCGACGTCGTCCTGCTCCTCGGTGCGCACGAAGCCGATGCGCGCGCGCGCCCGGTCGCCGCGCACGCCGAGCCCACCGCCCCAGCGCACCGGGGTGATGCGCGGGACGTCGCGGTCGAC
This region of Myxococcota bacterium genomic DNA includes:
- a CDS encoding flagellar hook-length control protein FliK; protein product: MIEVARVADGGVSGSAATARTGASSESRGAGGPFAEIFAAAQQAPSGGAERDARAVTGSGAAHGASAAPSDPQRGAAPGTAQTEEGAATSAGAQADDETSAGDVPAEAGTLSLAGALAAGAVAGPVASATPAAPSAEGAQSGAASVAEGGAATSGAPVAEAASAAAGDVPPDDAAARAAANGGVATGLASPTEAVPVEGAPSEDDVAARVAAATGTASGTAPGAPGAPNAPDAPEVAAAREAAAPAVATLAAGSAPAADTAAAAASAAPSAAPRVDAASEAPSSGAAEALREAASLVEAASVDDAAADTGFGDAGDADTAGGGSSAHPSTSLELPAPPVVPVAHAGPSAEAGAAALGAAPAAGVETASAPTDPARITATPASLDEVATRIAWLAEEGGGAARIRLHPAHLGELDIRVRLRGNAVEVSVLAGDASARAALGDQRGALATALGERALAMASFDVRDFGAGTGFARDGGSAGANDGGAARAFAAPAVRAVAAAPSAWASAPPQGGGVDVRV
- a CDS encoding flagellar hook capping FlgD N-terminal domain-containing protein, with translation MDIQSASAPGTTAATSAASAAANRDRTTLGQDEFMRMLITQLEHQDPLEPQDPTEFTAQLAQFSTLEQLTKIREGIDGLRSDEGAFSDVASLAGLVGRDVVIRSSMFEVDAGGAVPGLELDLAAPAEAVRVRVLNAAGIPVRTFDLGSLSSGRHALAWDGLASDGTPVPPGTYELRAESVSGANSTRLETLVHGTVDAVEPLAGGGASITVGPAHAASDAIVEVRRTPEPVASAPAVAATPVLAPAVEPLTEIAGS
- a CDS encoding flagellar hook protein FlgE, whose protein sequence is MSLSGAMFTGVSGLGAISTAIQVIGDNIANQNTPGFKASRVQFADVLGRTITSAGGFSQVGAGTAVARVQPLFTQGTFENTSVNTDLAIEGAGLFVVDGNQGRHYTRVGLFSFDNQGLLVDADGDRVQGFGIDPATGAANGQLGNVAINNALAPPVPTSAISTNLNLNASATAIPGGFDPADPVGTANFTHLATVYDSLGNARPVTLFFTKTAAGAWDWTAAVPPSETTTAPANPTDTFVVQGSGTLAFDTSGTLTAATGTTVNFQFAGGAAGSQSITIDFGPLGAQTGSTTQFANAQSVVNAFTQDGSSAGTLVNLDIDDAGYITGLFSNGSIVPLAQLALAQFPNLEELQAVGNNNYVETRASGQPLVGAPSSGQFGSIRSSTIEQSNVDLAGEFVRLIIYQRGFQANTRTISTSNELLASLLQLGQ
- a CDS encoding GGDEF domain-containing protein; amino-acid sequence: MSEALVSDYMSSDVETARADEPLRAALERMAARRCSCTVVCEDARPIGIVTERDLGRLVLQEDRASRLDAPVAASMTRGIVAVERTATVAHAARVLRERAIRRLPVVDASGAVCGILTQSDLLRAFAAEAEERSEALEVLVAERTRELEEANQRLEALSLTDGLLGIGNRRSMELHLTNLHQIAGRYGKSYAMLMVDVDSFKLFNDRYGHLAADGVLRSVAQTAESLLRAPDRAFRYGGEELALALPETCSEGAMRAAERVRGGIEALGIEHEASHAGVVTVSIGVAVAREEGVRFPEAWSDLIARADTALYVAKESGRNRAVLWTPGLGRGAEC
- a CDS encoding DUF3604 domain-containing protein, producing the protein MRESVFWGACAATGVAVLGGAALLLAARGRFGAHEGPGEPTAVARPAAVVAANDAAVGSAARALGLPGDRAILFGDLHVHTTFSFDAFAFSLPSLGGEGAHPPADACDFARFCSALDFWSINDHAFSVTPAHWRETVDSLRRCNAVAGDARDPDTVAYLGWEWTQVGATPETHFGHKNVVLRDLDGPALPARPIAAAREGEAGPGALARIAMTAAGDARLRAYARYLAELDETPRCDAATPSPELPDDCLEQARTPADLFRKLDEWEAEAIVVPHGTAWGFYTPPGSTWDKQLAGAMHSEHYQRLFEVYSGHGSSEVYRPWRAVELDAAGNPHCPPPRADYEPMCWRAGEIIRARCLAEGASSDECDLRAEEARANAARAGVSAHLTVPGATAAEWLDAGQCRDCDEPAFHYRPGGSAQYVLALSDFASGDAGASPRRFHFGLLASSDNHFARPGTGFKEFARSGNTESRSPPPGGGAALGPFAPEREEPVARSRAFRSGRSGFAVRETERQASFLTTGGLVAVHADARDRGAIWDALVRREVYGTSGPRILLWFDLLNAPGARGRPLPMGGEARMAGEPIFQVRAVGSFEQLPGCPDDATDALSPERLAHLCKGECYHPSDVRRPITRIEVVRIRPQAAPGEDVAALVDDPWRTFACDGDPAGCVVHFSDAEFASAGRDALYYVRAYEAEAPAINAGNLRCDRDATGACVRAHPCPGPAGAADDCLAPHEPRAWSSPIRVDHARGTADARAPRSEAAVEPHAEAAPL